A DNA window from Thiopseudomonas alkaliphila contains the following coding sequences:
- a CDS encoding tyrosine-type recombinase/integrase: MSKTVVVNLSDAEIKRQMMGAAHTLRDARYPGVRFRFLTDRTRGSWFLIQGGKWQRLGAYPLLSAKQVLGTLPELLARKAANLDQRLEQGEWLHCEGLLSWYRDRVLRNRSLSLKRKASVETIIDKHLLPCLSGVAIDSIDREVIDRQLVWPLQESYSVSYVRQIMRVAQQAFAQALKLNMIPENPLAGFKFAEFVQAREKPKAGRLRPTDLPELIQRLQQCYSERVEQGMLALIMLMHGTRIGETRLARWRDISLGDRVWFIPAENTKTRAEHVLPLTEQACQLLVAYRERMVGRDADYLFVDGMGQLLNERQASSAFKWMSGGDWSSHDLRKLARTCWAELGVDYLIGERLLNHQMGVLAQTYVLTTQEELKRKALEQWHERLDECGLSAFQCETGIR; the protein is encoded by the coding sequence ATGAGCAAAACCGTAGTTGTAAACCTGAGTGACGCTGAGATTAAGCGGCAAATGATGGGCGCAGCGCATACTTTGCGCGATGCCCGTTATCCTGGGGTGCGCTTTCGGTTTTTGACTGATCGAACACGGGGGAGTTGGTTTTTAATTCAAGGTGGCAAGTGGCAGCGGTTGGGAGCTTATCCGCTGCTATCTGCAAAACAAGTATTAGGTACTTTGCCTGAGCTTTTAGCGCGTAAAGCCGCGAATCTAGATCAGCGGCTTGAGCAAGGTGAGTGGCTGCATTGCGAGGGGCTCCTTAGCTGGTATCGCGACCGTGTGTTGCGTAACCGTAGCCTAAGCCTAAAGCGCAAAGCATCTGTTGAGACCATCATCGATAAGCACTTGCTGCCGTGCTTGTCTGGCGTAGCGATTGACTCAATTGATCGTGAGGTGATTGACCGACAGCTTGTATGGCCATTGCAGGAAAGCTACTCAGTTAGTTACGTGCGTCAAATCATGCGGGTCGCGCAGCAGGCATTTGCTCAGGCACTCAAGCTGAACATGATCCCTGAAAACCCACTGGCGGGCTTCAAGTTTGCAGAGTTTGTGCAGGCTAGAGAAAAGCCCAAGGCAGGCCGCTTACGCCCAACTGATTTACCTGAACTCATACAGCGACTGCAGCAGTGCTATAGCGAGCGAGTAGAGCAAGGAATGCTTGCCCTGATTATGTTGATGCATGGAACCCGTATTGGTGAAACACGCTTAGCTCGGTGGCGTGATATTAGCCTGGGCGATCGGGTGTGGTTTATTCCAGCAGAGAACACTAAAACCCGTGCAGAGCATGTGCTTCCACTGACTGAGCAGGCCTGCCAGTTATTGGTGGCTTATCGGGAGCGGATGGTGGGCCGTGATGCAGATTATTTGTTTGTGGACGGCATGGGTCAATTGCTGAATGAACGGCAAGCCAGTAGCGCATTTAAATGGATGAGCGGTGGCGATTGGAGCAGCCACGACCTACGAAAACTGGCTCGCACCTGCTGGGCAGAACTAGGTGTTGATTACTTAATTGGTGAGCGTTTGTTGAATCACCAGATGGGGGTTTTAGCGCAGACCTATGTATTGACCACCCAAGAAGAACTCAAGAGAAAGGCATTAGAGCAGTGGCATGAACGCTTAGATGAGTGTGGGTTATCTGCCTTTCAATGCGAGACAGGTATTAGATAA
- a CDS encoding replication protein P, which produces MRSALQVTQSVMLAPERYATQPAKPISAVADHESGLVVNRLFRELKAIFPAWRNAWPTAEDEAAAKRSWTKAFISVGLTQLEQIHFGVEQCRLSGRPFMPSVGEFIQWSQPTPEMLGLPSVEQAYRQACALAHPAADRSQAHAAVFHAASETGLHLLASQPESVSRPVFDYHYGLVVKMVMRGEPLTETPRALPAKPAEPTDQDREKGAQVLDALLNKIKGKRS; this is translated from the coding sequence ATGAGAAGCGCCTTACAAGTAACCCAAAGCGTAATGCTGGCACCTGAACGGTACGCAACCCAGCCAGCCAAGCCGATTAGTGCAGTAGCCGATCATGAGTCGGGCTTAGTGGTTAATCGTTTGTTTCGTGAACTAAAAGCCATTTTTCCAGCATGGCGCAACGCATGGCCAACCGCTGAGGATGAGGCAGCAGCTAAGCGCAGCTGGACCAAGGCGTTTATTTCTGTGGGTTTAACTCAGCTGGAGCAGATCCACTTTGGTGTTGAGCAGTGCCGACTTAGTGGCCGCCCGTTTATGCCGTCCGTGGGCGAGTTTATCCAGTGGAGCCAGCCAACACCAGAAATGCTAGGGCTGCCCAGCGTTGAACAGGCATATCGGCAAGCGTGTGCCTTGGCCCATCCAGCCGCAGACCGCTCCCAAGCCCATGCCGCTGTTTTTCATGCTGCCAGCGAGACGGGATTGCACTTGTTGGCCAGTCAGCCCGAGTCGGTATCACGCCCAGTGTTCGATTATCACTATGGACTTGTGGTGAAAATGGTCATGCGGGGTGAGCCGCTGACTGAAACACCCAGAGCGCTACCTGCCAAGCCTGCCGAGCCAACTGATCAAGATCGCGAAAAAGGCGCCCAGGTGTTGGACGCTTTGCTTAACAAAATCAAGGGGAAACGATCATGA